Proteins from a single region of Hordeum vulgare subsp. vulgare chromosome 6H, MorexV3_pseudomolecules_assembly, whole genome shotgun sequence:
- the LOC123402578 gene encoding CDT1-like protein b isoform X2 — protein MPGWTRSSLLRGSSAWAPASAAAPSSAGPSYEILCEFFNCFESSTRLLRMKGSKATFPNICASIRNLAERRFTYGHLAQLKYIMPEAMMLAFILQNLGVHDL, from the exons ATGCCGGGGTGGACGCGCTCTAGTCTATTGAGAGGGAGCTCGGCGTGGGCGCCGGCGTCGGCCGCAGCCCCGTCAAGCGCAGGCCCAAG CTATGAGATTCTCTGCGAGTTCTTCAACTGCTTTGAGAGCTCCACCCGGCTCCTCCGCATGAAGGGATCCaaggcaacattccccaacatctGCGCTAGCATTCGGAACTTGGCTGAGAG GAGGTTTACCTATGGCCATCTCGCACAGCTCAAGTACATCATGCCCGAGGCTATG ATGCTGGCCTTCATTCTTCAAAATTTGGGTGTACACGATCTTTAG
- the LOC123402578 gene encoding uncharacterized protein LOC123402578 isoform X1 encodes MPGWTRSSLLRGSSAWAPASAAAPSSAGPSYEILCEFFNCFESSTRLLRMKGSKATFPNICASIRNLAERRFTYGHLAQLKYIMPEAMVQRVHASIVVNSLGTYYIGRLKLYLSDSTRNSCFRDFGMFNHSSCDGLWWEFACFLVAFGAGSIRPATNLFARTYQSYYHVTTQPTIH; translated from the exons ATGCCGGGGTGGACGCGCTCTAGTCTATTGAGAGGGAGCTCGGCGTGGGCGCCGGCGTCGGCCGCAGCCCCGTCAAGCGCAGGCCCAAG CTATGAGATTCTCTGCGAGTTCTTCAACTGCTTTGAGAGCTCCACCCGGCTCCTCCGCATGAAGGGATCCaaggcaacattccccaacatctGCGCTAGCATTCGGAACTTGGCTGAGAG GAGGTTTACCTATGGCCATCTCGCACAGCTCAAGTACATCATGCCCGAGGCTATGGTACAGCGTGTTCATGCTAGTATTGTTGTGAACAGTCTTGGCACATATTATATTGGTAGGCTCAAATTGTATCTCTCCGATAGCACACGGAATAGTTGTTTTCGGGATTTTGGCATGTTTAATCACTCTAGCTGTGACGGATTATGGTGGGAATTTGCTTGCTTCTTGGTTGCATTTGGAGCTGGGAGTATTCGGCCTGCTACAAATTTGTTTGCACGTACTTACCAGAGCTACTATCATGTAACTACACAGCCAACAATACATTAA